The Gossypium arboreum isolate Shixiya-1 chromosome 6, ASM2569848v2, whole genome shotgun sequence DNA window ACTTATGGTGATATGAATGGTTGAAATTTGGAAAACAAGACATGGAAACTTACAGGAATTCCCAAACCCCAAGATCTGGCAGCAGCAATAAGGGCTTGGGATAGACCATTGGCTCCTCGTCCATCCTCACTATAGCCCCCAAGGAAGTATGCACTCAAAAACCATCCTATCAATCCACAATTCCACTTTTACATAAGTTATATAATgaaaatcttattattatttttctttgagGTGAATTGCACTAAACATTCTCAAAATATGACCCAAATTCTAAATTGGATCTTAAACTTCAAAATATTCTAATTGAGGCCTCAATGTATCTGTACCATATCAATCACGTCCTTCCATCAGTCTCGCTATTAGCTTGAGTGTAAATCAGTAAGTGTCAACTCAAGTCTAACATGAAGCATATTTAGACATCAAATTATAAATGTGTACCCACAACATGTATAACTTGTATTTGATGTGTTAAAAAAATAAGCTTCTTAAATTTGTTTCAATATTGTTTGTCTTCTTAATACGTACTTATTTACAATTAGATCTTACATGTTTTACATATGTCACATGGCAAGTATGAACCGACAATTAAAACCTAAATGGTAATTAGTCTTTGATTAATACAATATGTGTAAAAGTATCATAGAGGCCCTTGTACTAGGAGATGGATTTTATTTTACCCCCTCAACTCAAAAAATTAGCAAATTAGTctttatacattagatcaaagagcaaatcggtccttcttataaaaattatatcgATTTCTAATATAAAAAATTGGTCCTTATATGCTAAAATGATATACATTTAATATGCCATCTATAACGTTCAGGCTTTTCAATAcggtaaaaataaattaaaattttaacaatagaaataaatgaatattttacAGAAAGGACCAATTTGGCAATTTGGATCCTAGTACAAGGGCCTCCATACCTATAATATAACTCTTTATACAATGTCTAGGACTACTCATGATACCCTTGATCAAGCCTGAACCCATTTCCTCTTGCAAGGGCAAGATTGCCAAAGGCAACCGAGCTAACACTCAATTGGCccaatatgattaaattacaGTGAAATGTAAAAGTTAAAAGAATACCAGCCAAGAAAGGGTCAGCTGTACGTATTGTATCCATTGCAAAAATGGGGAGACCATGGTTATATCTTCCGATTGCAGAAAACAAAAGCAAAGCCAACACATCCCCACCAGCAAGCAAAGCCACTCGACTGTCACATAACAATCCAaacaattaaaagaataaaaaaataaattttaaaaataaaaggaaaaagaaaaagcttTTAGTTACCCCCATTTGGAAAGATGAGAAGAAGAAGAACTGGGTTTTTCGAACTGGATAACACCTTCCAAAGGGACATCATCTTGACCAACGAAAACGGTGTCGTCGCTATTGTtgaaaggaggaggaggaggggAAGATTGTTTAGGGGCAGAGTCTAGGCCTCCTTCAGCCTTGGCGAGAGTGATTTGAAGGGGTTTTCGTGGATTTCTTGAAGGGATGAATTTGGGTCTTTTATGGATTGAGGAATTGGAAATTGAAGGTTTAATTGGGACAGTGAATTTGAGTGAACATTTTTTAGCCGACAATGCTCCGCTTGGACAGCTTATCAGAAACATGTTTGAGCTTCTTTCGGTTTTGTGTTGGGTTCTTTTTTGGATTCCCAAAAAGGGaatttattacaaaaaaaaaatcaagggaAAATGCTGGCGTTGATATTTTCTCACCACTTTCTGGAGAGCTGAAATTGAAGAAATAATTTTTCTGTTTTTTTCTCGGTTTTTTTTCGTTTTATCTCAGCCGTCTGTTTGATTGGTCCAAACCCATCAAAGGAAATCTATATAGATCCCTCCAAGCCAGAAGCTTGATTTAGCATTtggaaaaggttttttttttctttaacaaATGGCAGCATTACTTTCCAGAGCTAGAAatccaaattcaaccaatgggatAATAATGATAAGGTACTGGGAATGGATTGATTAGGAATGTTATACAAATGGAATTGTTATTATAGTTTCTTTAAGCCTACTATGACAGTATTTTGTTGGAAACTTCTTAACTGAAGACCTTTCATAAGGCACCTCTCGACTGAAGATTTTTCGTTGGGAACCCCTCGTGAAAATTCATAGGCTAATAGCCTTCGTTAAGAACCCCTCGACTGATAACCTGTATGACGACCAGACTCACTCATCATAACAAGGGATAACAGTGTCAATACAAAATAACTTGGGACAACTTAGGACGCAAACAAGATTACACGAGACATACCATGACACCAGTCATATTCGTTTGGCATCTAACCTCCAACCTCCCAATGCGACCCATCACGTGGCACTACGAAACAATAAGTGACTGACTATATAACCCAATAGCACAAAGGAGAAGGAGATGGATACTAGAACACAGGCTTCTCCACCTTTCTCCTTTCTCTTTCCTTTTTATCTTCTCTTTCATCTTTGATGGCTCTTCACTCCTACCTTTTGTTGACACTTGGTCTCATTAAGGAACATTTCAAGTTCCAATTGTTTTTGTGGCTAAATCGGATTCCAGttgttttattttggattttgataattttaggttCCAATTTTAAGTTCCCATTTTGAGTTAGATTTGGGTTATTTCATTTACCTAAGTAATTTTGGACCAAAAACATTTTGATTATGAGTAATTTCAAGTCATTTTAAGTCGGATCACCTAACAATAAGGCCCAAGAAGGATTGAAAAAGCCGACCAATATCAAAACCatgtattttatatttgaattagtTTTTTAAATTGAGCCAACCAATAAAAACCAGTTGAATAAAAAAAACATAGCTTCATTATTAACATTGCCTGACAGAGTAGTGAAACTGCACAAAGAGAAATTAGAATTACATGATACCCTGATTTCTGTACGGACAAATCATCATAATCTaaacacaatatatatatatgagcacTGCCGGGCATGGTTATGGCACAACATTACGTCTAAAAGTGGAAATGGACCAAATCATGGTTAAACTTTTCCTAAGCCTGTTTAGTTAAAAAAATTCACTAACCCTTCAAAGTTCGAAACCCCAAATGTGCCGAGTGATCATCTTGAAGCATCAACATATAAAGGCTCAAGTTCTCCGTCATGATGTTTCTGATCCTGTTCGCTAGAAGCACCGGCGTTGCATTCCTTTAAACCCTCACCATCATAGTTTGCTCCTTCGGTCTGAGGTGGCATGGCATTTGTAGGTGGATCTCGAGAGTCATCATTAACTTGATTTGATTTTCCATCAACTGCGTTCCCAGTAATCCCATTGAACCCACCAGTCACTGTACCCACTAGACCAACCCCATTGTTCATGCAAGGGGGATAGGCAGATGCAGTTCCATAAGGTGGCGGGCAAAGTCTTGGTCCAAGCATTACAGGGGCATAAAAAGAGCCCCTCGGAGTAACTGAAGGGACACCATAACCTATCCTACCATATCCAACGGTTGGGTACCCATTGCCATAAACACCACTTCCGTAAACATATCCATCAATGGTATTATACCCAATAAGAGGAGCATAACCAGGGAACATACCATATCCAGGACTACTGGGAACGTAATCAAAAGGCTGAAAACCATTATATGGTGATACCGGTACAACACCAGCCTTCATGTTATAACCATTGTTACCACCATTATTCCCTTCTTTTGGCACTGCACGTTTGACTTCCACAAGCCTATTACTCAACTCATGAAAACTCTTCTGCATAACATTCTCCACAGCCTCTTCCGATTCGAAAGTAACAAACCCGAATCCTCTAGGCCTATTAGTCAAGCTGTCATGCATCACAACTACGTCGGTTATTCTACCGAATCTTTCAAAGTAATTCTTAAACTCTTCCTCGGTTAGACTAGCAGATAAGCCCCCTACGAAGATCTTTTTAGTCCTAAAGTGATTATTGCTATCAACAGGTTCACTACCACCATTCCTACTCGGCTGTTCATTCGAATTGTGGTGCTGTTGTCGCTGAATTTGGTTTTGTTCGCTTCGGGGTATTGCCTTTTTCACTTCTACCTAAAAAACCCAAGCAATAACCATAATCAAACAACCCAAAAAAAACATAGATGCCTTGCTATCCTATCTCTAAACAAATTAAAAACTTTACTCTAAATTAATTAACAGATTACAGAGATATAAATTAACTGAAAGATAAGCTTTGAACTGACCGTTCTACCAAGAATTACATGGGTAGCTTGAAGAGCTTTATCAGCTGAAGAAGGTTCAGAGAACAACACAAAGCCGAAACCACGAGGGCTTTTGGTGTTCTTGTCTTTAGCTACGACAGAGCTAACGACGTTGCCGTATTTGCTGAAATGATCCGTGAGAATAGCTTCACTTGTCTCCCGAGATATCCCTCCCACAAACAGTTTGGCTTGATCAGATTCCATACTCTTTTGCTCCAATCTTAACCCTAAAACCCCAGCTACTGAAaccaaaaaagtaaaaataaaaatcccCCAATTTGAACAAAAACACACGAATTACATTAATTTGCACAAGAAAAAAGAAATTGCGGTAAAAACAATAGACACCCTAACCCTAAAAACACGAATTACATCAATTTGCAAAAAAAGGGGTAAGAACAGCTCTAAAACCCTAGAAATATTATACCACTGGAATTGAAAACAAAGAGTCTTAGAAACCCTAAACTaacagaaattaaaaaaattcccCCAATCGACGGTCACCTATAACCCTAATTCAACCCTAGAAGTATTATACCACTGGAATTGAAAATAAAGAGACTTAGAAACCTTAAACCCAgcagaaatttaaaaaattccccCAAATCCACAGTCACATGTAACCCTAATTTAACAGAATACTAAAAACTCTGACCTAATATTTTTAGggtttatagcaataaaccctaaAAAAATTTGTGCAAGAGACAACGAACAGCGAAAAAACAAAATGTTTAACTTTTTTAACCTGaacaaatgggaaaaaaaaaacagTAAGGTTTGTAACGCGTGACGAAAGTCGAAACAGGTGAAAAATCTAACCTTtgtttgaaaagaaaaagaaaatgggtTGAAAAATTTGGGGAACACGAAAACCTAATTTAATGGGCTTTAAGTTTACACAATCCAAGTTGAAGTTGGACTAGTTTTTAAGGGTTTTACGAAGGGGTGTATGCTTCTATGGATTTCAATTTAGGGTTAATTTAATAATAAGTCCTTAAATTattctttttgtttaatttttgtacttagtcttttttttttgtctaatcAGGTACTTAAACTGTAATTTTGTAACCCTTATGGGCGTTGACTTCATCTTTGTTAAAACAAAACACTTCCGCCAATGATGAATTGGCacgtaattaaaattttattttcctttactttggttaaaatttgacaaaaaagttgtaatattaaatgaatttaataatacaattataatttattatatgattaaatataaatatgtatgtttaataatattaaaaattataagtatgtatgtttaaaaattttaataaaggcgttgattgagtcttagctcgattAACATAGGTATTACTGAGTGTACTGAAACATATTATCCTCATATTTATGAGTTGAGGAGGAGCTATGAGTAATTTTaggtattatttaaaaaaatatgattAGAATATTCATGTAAGGCTTAATCGTAAGCAtcagatatatatatggcatgtccGCTATTTTTATCAAAATGTTGGCACATTATAGGATCATATATCGGTAATTATTGCTTCACAATATTGAGAGATTTCGGTGGCaagtataaattatattaatattgtaACACTCTGAAAATGTCGAGGTTATAAATTCCTGGGTAATCTTCATTTACATACAATAAACGTATTCTTtcatgaaaattattttatttttaaaagttttaaattttaaataataattttacataCTGTAAAACCATTGTAGTCCAACACTatgtattataaaaatttaaaatactataTTAATATTGTATAACATTAAAAAATGTTTATAACCTCAATA harbors:
- the LOC108485194 gene encoding uncharacterized protein LOC108485194; this encodes MFLISCPSGALSAKKCSLKFTVPIKPSISNSSIHKRPKFIPSRNPRKPLQITLAKAEGGLDSAPKQSSPPPPPFNNSDDTVFVGQDDVPLEGVIQFEKPSSSSSHLSKWGRVALLAGGDVLALLLFSAIGRYNHGLPIFAMDTIRTADPFLAGWFLSAYFLGGYSEDGRGANGLSQALIAAARSWGLGIPLGLIIRAATSGHVPPYAFVLVTMGSTSVLLIGWRALIVSIFPDDTKKKNDVYRRGSPFELFELLTSLIRRW
- the LOC108484141 gene encoding RNA-binding protein 1; this translates as MESDQAKLFVGGISRETSEAILTDHFSKYGNVVSSVVAKDKNTKSPRGFGFVLFSEPSSADKALQATHVILGRTVEVKKAIPRSEQNQIQRQQHHNSNEQPSRNGGSEPVDSNNHFRTKKIFVGGLSASLTEEEFKNYFERFGRITDVVVMHDSLTNRPRGFGFVTFESEEAVENVMQKSFHELSNRLVEVKRAVPKEGNNGGNNGYNMKAGVVPVSPYNGFQPFDYVPSSPGYGMFPGYAPLIGYNTIDGYVYGSGVYGNGYPTVGYGRIGYGVPSVTPRGSFYAPVMLGPRLCPPPYGTASAYPPCMNNGVGLVGTVTGGFNGITGNAVDGKSNQVNDDSRDPPTNAMPPQTEGANYDGEGLKECNAGASSEQDQKHHDGELEPLYVDASR